A genomic region of Venturia canescens isolate UGA chromosome 7, ASM1945775v1, whole genome shotgun sequence contains the following coding sequences:
- the LOC122413929 gene encoding angiotensin-converting enzyme-like isoform X3, with the protein MNFTVAYLIIAAIVEASNFTGKSINETPLTAPIFLHSNYTRIFLDCFELENLLEKMNNELLLMNRVSVHLEWESSTQPSREIFSLKRQFSMAKNQWKNQICSKLNSYRDDSLPAARMIRLLCRGPAYSADQILAFTNVSHELMTRYASLQVCRTEMGHWKCYHGEPDLKIFMSKSRNESELRWAWTSWRNEMSGVKKLFEFSINLQNSAARNNGYSDIGACWREELEISNLEDFIENLYGKVEHLYRLLHAVVRFRLHQLYPEAVHPHRPIPAHLLGDLWSQNWSSLIDLILSKEENFLHITESLLRKNYTVKAMVEHAEDYYVSLGFPQLSREFWSRSIFTENNSTEANCHATAVNMFEQNDYRVIACLGINAYDFNVIHHEIGHIQYYMAYEKQPTIFQNGVNSAFHEAIGDSVMLGVMTPQHLQRLGLAEDAILTNDLGLLLSQALAKLPELPYALLMDKWRWKVFAAEENSSSYNSLWWKMHKRYMGIEPPSPRDDSFFDPSAKFHIISNTPYVSWTDRKDRRSKIFHGIASLRYLRFEEGDEKIEITDEPRK; encoded by the exons atgaATTTTACTGTCGCTTATTTAATAATCGCTGCTATCGTTGAAGCTTCAAATTTCACGGGTAAGTCGATCAACGAAACCCCTCTGACagctccaatttttcttcattcgaatTATaccagaatttttttagactgCTTCGAGCTCGAAAActtgttggaaaaaatgaataatgagCTTCTGCTCATGAATCGTGTAAGCGTCCATTTAGAGTGGGAATCGTCTACGCAACCttcgagagaaattttttcgctGAAGAGACAATTTTCCATGGCGAAAAACCAgtggaaaaatcaaatttgttCCAAACTCAATTCCTATCGTGATGATTCTCTACCGGCCGCGAGAATGATCCGTTTACTCTGCAGAGGACCCGCTTATTCGGCTGATCAAATTCT GGCCTTCACAAACGTCTCGCATGAGCTCATGACGCGATACGCGTCACTCCAAGTTTGCAGAACAGAAATGGGACACTGGAAATGTTATCACGGGGAACCGgatttgaagatttttatgtCCAAGTCAcg AAACGAAAGCGAATTGCGATGGGCCTGGACGAGTTGGCGAAACGAAATGAGCGGTGTGAagaaattattcgaattttcgatCAATCTTCAAAACTCCGCAGCTCGAAATAACG gtTACAGCGACATTGGTGCGTGCTGGCGAGAAGAAttagaaatttcgaatttggaagatttcattgaaaatttgtacgGAAAAGTGGAACATCTTTATCGTCTGCTTCACGCAGTAGTCAGATTTCGACTTCATCAATTATATCCGGAAGCGGTTCATCCCCATCGACCTATACCAGCTCACCTCTTAG GGGACTTATGGTCGCAAAATTGGTCATCTCTAATCGATTTAATTCTATcaaaggaagaaaattttttgcacATCACGGAGTCATTGCTCCGAAAAAATTATACGGTAAAAGCGATGGTCGAACACGCCGAAGACTACTACGTATCTTTAGGATTCCCCCAATTATCCAGAGAATTTTGGTCACGTTCAATTTTCACGGAAAATAATTCCACCGAGGCAAATTGTCACGCGACAGCTGTGAACATGTTTGAACAAAACGATTATCGCGTTATCGCCTGTCTGGGAATAAACGCTTATGACTTCAACGTTATTCATCACGAAATCGGCCACATACAATATTACATGGCGTATGAAAAGCAACCAACGATTTTCCAG AACGGAGTCAATTCTGCATTTCATGAGGCTATAGGAGACTCTGTGATGTTAGGGGTCATGACGCCACAACATTTGCAACGCCTCGGGCTTGCGGAAGACGCAATTTTAACTAACG ATTTGGGCTTGTTGCTGAGCCAGGCACTCGCTAAATTGCCGGAACTCCCTTACGCACTTCTCATGGATAAATGGCGATGGAAGGTATTCGCTGCCGAAGAAAATTCATCCAGTTACAATTCCCTTTGGTGGAAAATGCACAAACGATACATGGGAATCGAACCACCGAGTCCAAGAGACGATTCCTTTTTTGATCCTTCTGCAAAATTTCACATTATCAGCAATACACCTTACGTGAG CTGGACTGACCGGAAGGATCGGCGATCCAAAATTTTCCATGGAATTGCATCGCTGCGATATTTACGGTTCGAAGAAGGCGACGAAAAGATTGAG ATCACTGATGAGCCGCGGAAGTAG
- the LOC122413929 gene encoding angiotensin-converting enzyme-like isoform X1, protein MNFTVAYLIIAAIVEASNFTGKSINETPLTAPIFLHSNYTRIFLDCFELENLLEKMNNELLLMNRVSVHLEWESSTQPSREIFSLKRQFSMAKNQWKNQICSKLNSYRDDSLPAARMIRLLCRGPAYSADQILAFTNVSHELMTRYASLQVCRTEMGHWKCYHGEPDLKIFMSKSRNESELRWAWTSWRNEMSGVKKLFEFSINLQNSAARNNGYSDIGACWREELEISNLEDFIENLYGKVEHLYRLLHAVVRFRLHQLYPEAVHPHRPIPAHLLGDLWSQNWSSLIDLILSKEENFLHITESLLRKNYTVKAMVEHAEDYYVSLGFPQLSREFWSRSIFTENNSTEANCHATAVNMFEQNDYRVIACLGINAYDFNVIHHEIGHIQYYMAYEKQPTIFQNGVNSAFHEAIGDSVMLGVMTPQHLQRLGLAEDAILTNDLGLLLSQALAKLPELPYALLMDKWRWKVFAAEENSSSYNSLWWKMHKRYMGIEPPSPRDDSFFDPSAKFHIISNTPYVRYFLGNILQYQLFDGMCEAGLTGRIGDPKFSMELHRCDIYGSKKATKRLRSLMSRGSSIGWREWILATSGSPEITARSLLRYYEPIKKWLENEIRRHRIPVGWE, encoded by the exons atgaATTTTACTGTCGCTTATTTAATAATCGCTGCTATCGTTGAAGCTTCAAATTTCACGGGTAAGTCGATCAACGAAACCCCTCTGACagctccaatttttcttcattcgaatTATaccagaatttttttagactgCTTCGAGCTCGAAAActtgttggaaaaaatgaataatgagCTTCTGCTCATGAATCGTGTAAGCGTCCATTTAGAGTGGGAATCGTCTACGCAACCttcgagagaaattttttcgctGAAGAGACAATTTTCCATGGCGAAAAACCAgtggaaaaatcaaatttgttCCAAACTCAATTCCTATCGTGATGATTCTCTACCGGCCGCGAGAATGATCCGTTTACTCTGCAGAGGACCCGCTTATTCGGCTGATCAAATTCT GGCCTTCACAAACGTCTCGCATGAGCTCATGACGCGATACGCGTCACTCCAAGTTTGCAGAACAGAAATGGGACACTGGAAATGTTATCACGGGGAACCGgatttgaagatttttatgtCCAAGTCAcg AAACGAAAGCGAATTGCGATGGGCCTGGACGAGTTGGCGAAACGAAATGAGCGGTGTGAagaaattattcgaattttcgatCAATCTTCAAAACTCCGCAGCTCGAAATAACG gtTACAGCGACATTGGTGCGTGCTGGCGAGAAGAAttagaaatttcgaatttggaagatttcattgaaaatttgtacgGAAAAGTGGAACATCTTTATCGTCTGCTTCACGCAGTAGTCAGATTTCGACTTCATCAATTATATCCGGAAGCGGTTCATCCCCATCGACCTATACCAGCTCACCTCTTAG GGGACTTATGGTCGCAAAATTGGTCATCTCTAATCGATTTAATTCTATcaaaggaagaaaattttttgcacATCACGGAGTCATTGCTCCGAAAAAATTATACGGTAAAAGCGATGGTCGAACACGCCGAAGACTACTACGTATCTTTAGGATTCCCCCAATTATCCAGAGAATTTTGGTCACGTTCAATTTTCACGGAAAATAATTCCACCGAGGCAAATTGTCACGCGACAGCTGTGAACATGTTTGAACAAAACGATTATCGCGTTATCGCCTGTCTGGGAATAAACGCTTATGACTTCAACGTTATTCATCACGAAATCGGCCACATACAATATTACATGGCGTATGAAAAGCAACCAACGATTTTCCAG AACGGAGTCAATTCTGCATTTCATGAGGCTATAGGAGACTCTGTGATGTTAGGGGTCATGACGCCACAACATTTGCAACGCCTCGGGCTTGCGGAAGACGCAATTTTAACTAACG ATTTGGGCTTGTTGCTGAGCCAGGCACTCGCTAAATTGCCGGAACTCCCTTACGCACTTCTCATGGATAAATGGCGATGGAAGGTATTCGCTGCCGAAGAAAATTCATCCAGTTACAATTCCCTTTGGTGGAAAATGCACAAACGATACATGGGAATCGAACCACCGAGTCCAAGAGACGATTCCTTTTTTGATCCTTCTGCAAAATTTCACATTATCAGCAATACACCTTACGTGAG ATATTTTCTCGGCAATATTTTGCAATATCAATTGTTCGACGGTATGTGCGAAGCTGGACTGACCGGAAGGATCGGCGATCCAAAATTTTCCATGGAATTGCATCGCTGCGATATTTACGGTTCGAAGAAGGCGACGAAAAGATTGAG ATCACTGATGAGCCGCGGAAGTAGCATTGGTTGGCGCGAGTGGATTCTAGCGACTTCCGGATCACCGGAAATAACGGCAAGATCGTTGCTGCGTTATTACGAGCCGATAAAAAAGTGGCTCGAGAATGAAATTCGTCGTCATCGAATTCCCGTTGGATGGGAATAA
- the LOC122413929 gene encoding angiotensin-converting enzyme-like isoform X2 — MNFTVAYLIIAAIVEASNFTDCFELENLLEKMNNELLLMNRVSVHLEWESSTQPSREIFSLKRQFSMAKNQWKNQICSKLNSYRDDSLPAARMIRLLCRGPAYSADQILAFTNVSHELMTRYASLQVCRTEMGHWKCYHGEPDLKIFMSKSRNESELRWAWTSWRNEMSGVKKLFEFSINLQNSAARNNGYSDIGACWREELEISNLEDFIENLYGKVEHLYRLLHAVVRFRLHQLYPEAVHPHRPIPAHLLGDLWSQNWSSLIDLILSKEENFLHITESLLRKNYTVKAMVEHAEDYYVSLGFPQLSREFWSRSIFTENNSTEANCHATAVNMFEQNDYRVIACLGINAYDFNVIHHEIGHIQYYMAYEKQPTIFQNGVNSAFHEAIGDSVMLGVMTPQHLQRLGLAEDAILTNDLGLLLSQALAKLPELPYALLMDKWRWKVFAAEENSSSYNSLWWKMHKRYMGIEPPSPRDDSFFDPSAKFHIISNTPYVRYFLGNILQYQLFDGMCEAGLTGRIGDPKFSMELHRCDIYGSKKATKRLRSLMSRGSSIGWREWILATSGSPEITARSLLRYYEPIKKWLENEIRRHRIPVGWE, encoded by the exons atgaATTTTACTGTCGCTTATTTAATAATCGCTGCTATCGTTGAAGCTTCAAATTTCACGG actgCTTCGAGCTCGAAAActtgttggaaaaaatgaataatgagCTTCTGCTCATGAATCGTGTAAGCGTCCATTTAGAGTGGGAATCGTCTACGCAACCttcgagagaaattttttcgctGAAGAGACAATTTTCCATGGCGAAAAACCAgtggaaaaatcaaatttgttCCAAACTCAATTCCTATCGTGATGATTCTCTACCGGCCGCGAGAATGATCCGTTTACTCTGCAGAGGACCCGCTTATTCGGCTGATCAAATTCT GGCCTTCACAAACGTCTCGCATGAGCTCATGACGCGATACGCGTCACTCCAAGTTTGCAGAACAGAAATGGGACACTGGAAATGTTATCACGGGGAACCGgatttgaagatttttatgtCCAAGTCAcg AAACGAAAGCGAATTGCGATGGGCCTGGACGAGTTGGCGAAACGAAATGAGCGGTGTGAagaaattattcgaattttcgatCAATCTTCAAAACTCCGCAGCTCGAAATAACG gtTACAGCGACATTGGTGCGTGCTGGCGAGAAGAAttagaaatttcgaatttggaagatttcattgaaaatttgtacgGAAAAGTGGAACATCTTTATCGTCTGCTTCACGCAGTAGTCAGATTTCGACTTCATCAATTATATCCGGAAGCGGTTCATCCCCATCGACCTATACCAGCTCACCTCTTAG GGGACTTATGGTCGCAAAATTGGTCATCTCTAATCGATTTAATTCTATcaaaggaagaaaattttttgcacATCACGGAGTCATTGCTCCGAAAAAATTATACGGTAAAAGCGATGGTCGAACACGCCGAAGACTACTACGTATCTTTAGGATTCCCCCAATTATCCAGAGAATTTTGGTCACGTTCAATTTTCACGGAAAATAATTCCACCGAGGCAAATTGTCACGCGACAGCTGTGAACATGTTTGAACAAAACGATTATCGCGTTATCGCCTGTCTGGGAATAAACGCTTATGACTTCAACGTTATTCATCACGAAATCGGCCACATACAATATTACATGGCGTATGAAAAGCAACCAACGATTTTCCAG AACGGAGTCAATTCTGCATTTCATGAGGCTATAGGAGACTCTGTGATGTTAGGGGTCATGACGCCACAACATTTGCAACGCCTCGGGCTTGCGGAAGACGCAATTTTAACTAACG ATTTGGGCTTGTTGCTGAGCCAGGCACTCGCTAAATTGCCGGAACTCCCTTACGCACTTCTCATGGATAAATGGCGATGGAAGGTATTCGCTGCCGAAGAAAATTCATCCAGTTACAATTCCCTTTGGTGGAAAATGCACAAACGATACATGGGAATCGAACCACCGAGTCCAAGAGACGATTCCTTTTTTGATCCTTCTGCAAAATTTCACATTATCAGCAATACACCTTACGTGAG ATATTTTCTCGGCAATATTTTGCAATATCAATTGTTCGACGGTATGTGCGAAGCTGGACTGACCGGAAGGATCGGCGATCCAAAATTTTCCATGGAATTGCATCGCTGCGATATTTACGGTTCGAAGAAGGCGACGAAAAGATTGAG ATCACTGATGAGCCGCGGAAGTAGCATTGGTTGGCGCGAGTGGATTCTAGCGACTTCCGGATCACCGGAAATAACGGCAAGATCGTTGCTGCGTTATTACGAGCCGATAAAAAAGTGGCTCGAGAATGAAATTCGTCGTCATCGAATTCCCGTTGGATGGGAATAA
- the D12 gene encoding YEATS domain-containing protein 2, protein MSSSKDDQDDQDPDYARPGRSNETHQKFFEETARANVARKITAIVEKEFSQEIEAKEKEILEIDEKLHNALKTLHFLRYVIITDFYNRKQCQAAPSVGECKQTQIHPAIKQMIGKAPKTENFLNQEIALTILPDEGAKNRGDEISNVSEIEKRLTTNSNDSSEDFLRGKKSLGKRSKEDFASENGPPKKVPRYVPPRSSLPEPQVPSRGARHKVRKRMIVGNISKWISPDWREDAASHKWTVYVRGDKENSDISDFVGKIRFFLHPSYRPNDVVEITSPPFHLSRRGWGEFPVRVQLHFKNSVNKPMDIIHYLKLDRTYTGLQTLGSETVVDVWIKTGEEIVESNMEKADGSKNGISGDLTATIKEEPMETSEKSDSNNDSTFEFVVCEQSIKVENEIKEERPSHVYFEHDYVNFPAIDTMRMLENENNVTISHSPPRNKENLGIESRSSATEIPTRALNGNSKLETMDSSSNISISQDVKTMASNLENSSSKLRPLKIAIPEAFEGLRKTTNVPISQKKQILVMRDNKFVPVNSMNVTSNKNSQISTIVSTIVSDGSNLTKNLTARSNVSLLKKPTGGNKTSMLLTLNQTNSLLLDSSNTIPALKIVEPGATNDRTMCPVDHKMSHRPSVQILSKVKNNGEESSQHWLDNLKFTTKPKITLGKDRIGTTSKKEHYNEILRSIDEVEIRDVSALVRFVIRRLPLVTEKATDPEYRNLHPYATPSENEFLESNVGKQRALEWYRAKRVKSFLKKKNIPEELQWSVKEIMMWSRLHGYTPLRSLPKMGIGNSGVKSSEKNLPEDIPETTTCTFTEPTGLLEFLRKTKEIKLELGAKKNEDDHVEIIDVIDITSPERISRAVKAEKSHEKKNIMSLGIPEKIVPLQSYVCDTTRKIGLKLEPEEILPGVLHCAPARMIVKAVQCLLEDLLRSSLAKAWERSVDGGSPDTITVEDVRGAILNREEFDVFTNEGLGSHYCLDD, encoded by the exons ATGAGCAGTTCCAAGGATGACCAAGACGATCAGGATCCTGATTATGCAAGACCGGGTCGCAGCAATGAAACACATCAAAAGTTTTTTGAAGAAACTG CACGTGCAAATGTCGCAAGAAAAATCACAGCAATCGTGGAGAAGGAGTTTTCACAGGAAATTGaggcaaaagaaaaagaaatattggaGATAGATGAGAAATTGCACAATGCTCTCAAAACCCTCCATTTTCTGCGTTATGTCATAATAACTGATTTTTACAATCGCAAACAATGTCAGGCTGCTCCATCGGTGGGAGAATGCAAGCAAACACAAATTCATCCAGCAATTAAGCAAATGATTGGCAAAGCTCCAAAAACCGAGAATTTCTTGAACCAAGAAATTGCGTTAACGATTTTGCCCGATGAAGGAGCTAAAAACAGGGGAGATGAAATTTCGAATGTGAGCGAAATCGAAAAACGCCTCACTACTAATTCAAACGATTCCAGTGAGGACTTtttaagaggaaaaaaaagtcttGGCAAAAGATCTAAAGAGGATTTTGCTTCGGAAAATGGACCACCCAAAAAAGTTCCGAGATATGTTCCACCGAGAAGCTCGCTTCCCGAACCTCAAGTCCCTTCTCGGGGTGCTCGTCACAAAGTTCGAAAAAGAATGATTGTTGGCAATATCTCAAAATGGATTTCTCCCGACTGGAGAGAGGACGCGGCTAGTCACAAATGGACGGTGTACGTGCGAGGCGATAAAGAAAATTCTGATATCTCCGACTTCGTCGGGAAAATACGATTCTTCTTGCATCCTAGTTATCGACCTAACGACGTTGTTGAAATCAC aTCGCCACCATTTCATTTATCACGACGTGGCTGGGGTGAATTTCCGGTTCGCGTGCAATTGCACTTCAAAAATTCTGTCAACAAGCCGATGGacataattcattatttgaaaCTCGATAGGACGTATACCGGTCTTCAAACACTCG GTTCCGAGACCGTGGTAGACGTTTGGATAAAAACAGGTGAAGAAATAGTGGAAAGTAACATGGAAAAAGCTGACGGTTCGAAAAACGGAATTTCCGGAGATTTGACTGCCACAATAAAGGAAGAACCGATGGAAACATCAGAAAAATCAGATAGCAACAATGATTCCACATTCGAATTCGTGGTGTGCGAACAAAGTATTAAAGTCGAAAACGAAATAAAGGAAGAAAGACCTTCGCACGTTTATTTCGAGCATGATTATGTGAATTTTCCAGCCATCGACACCATGAGAATGttggaaaacgaaaataacgtTACCATTTCACATTCGCCTccacgaaataaagaaaacctTGGGATTGAATCGCGATCTAGCGCGACAGAAATTCCTACTCGAGCATTGAACGGAAATTCGAAACTGGAAACGATGGATTCGAGTTCAAATATTTCTATCAGCCAAGACGTCAAAACGATGGCCTCCAACCTTGAAAATTCTTCGTCGAAGTTGCGACCTTTGAAAATAGCGATTCCCGAAGCTTTCGAAGGACTCCgcaaaactacaaatgtgccaatttcacaaaaaaagcAAATCCTTGTGATGCGCGACAATAAATTTGTTCCTGTTAATTCAATGAACGTAACgagcaacaaaaattctcaaatttccaCAATCGTATCGACGATCGTTTCCGATGGTtcgaatttaacgaaaaactTGACTGCCCGCTCGAACGttagtttattgaaaaagccCACCGGTGGAAATAAGACATCGATGCTTTTGACCCTGAATCAAACGAACTCGTTGCTTCTCGATTCTTCTAACACTATTCCTGCTCTCAAAATCGTCGAACCCGGTGCAACGAATGATCGAACAATGTGTCCTGTTGACCATAAAATGTCACATCGTCCTAGcgtccaaattttatcaaaagtaaaaaataatggcgAAGAATCTTCGCAGCATTGGTTGGACAACTTAAAATTCACGACAAAACCGAAAATTACTTTGGGAAAGGATCGAATTGGAACGACCAGCAAAAAAGAACATTACAACGAAATATTacg TTCGATCGATGAAGTTGAAATACGTGATGTTTCTGCGCTCGTACGTTTCGTAATACGACGGCTTCCCCTCGTAACGGAAAAGGCCACGGACCCGGAGTACAGAAATCTTCATCCTTATGCCACGCCAAGTGAGAACGAATTTCTAGAAAGTAATGTTGGTAAACAACGAGCTCTGGAG TGGTATCGAGCGAAGCGTGTGAAATCAttcctgaagaaaaaaaacattccggAGGAGTTGCAATGGAGCGTGAAAGAAATAATGATGTGGTCGCGATTGCACGGATACACGCCATTGCGCTCATTACCGAAAATGGGGATAGGAAATTCGGGTGTAAAATCATCGGAGAAAAATCTGCCGGAGGATATACCAGAAACCACAACGTGCACGTTCACCGAGCCGACTGgacttttggaatttttacgtAAAACAAAAGAGATCAAATTAGAATTAGGAGCGAAAAAGAATGAAGATGATCACGTCGAAATAATCGACGTGATTGATATTACTAGTCCTGAACGAATCAGCAGAGCTGTCAAAGCAGAAAAAAgtcatgagaaaaaaaacattatgtctTTGGGGATACCGGAAAAAATAGTTCCTCTCCAATCGTATGTTTGCGATACGacgagaaaaattggtctAAAACTTGAACCAGAAGAAATTCTCCCTGGTGTGTTGCACTGCGCACCTGCGAGAATGATCGTTAAAGCCGTCCAATGTCTTTTAGAGGATCTTCTGAGGTCTTCACTTGCCAAAGCCTGGGAACGCAGCGTTGACGGAGG GAGTCCGGATACGATAACCGTAGAAGATGTTCGCGGAGCTATTCTCAATCGTGAAGAGTTTGACGTATTCACGAACGAGGGTCTGGGCTCTCACTACTGTCTTGACGACTGA
- the LOC122413598 gene encoding probable RNA-binding protein CG14230, whose translation MEKNHRLFLRNLSTDVDKDYLEKLFGEYGTVTNVDIKEKTQNDGKKIGFLNITTTDRNLNACFRAANNKTSEGWSIDVQVAKESYLDRLKREREEAAKGANNASSPKFGTNIDHGGCAGNQATHEIDIKLSTGIKSKGTKRKFDFEDTEWAESPVTESTSLPHFLEDPALSTEPVSNKRPLTSLRNIAEPPSKALRQPKIQENKVVPQSEIKRQASVKEKRQTFKLHEKLISQALKDVDSIRRNKKVVFSEDIDSTVDHEKGTSSPMAGRRVSLFHDDENSDDQEDWNMDKFQHDEKRNAKLKMSLSNPNGDARFVIDERFLDHEEAEETEEERTQSDPMAAEVENEKKWQLNILENVLGKPFKTRDEKIPGKKQNKMIRYDPTSSCHQDHELVMEKPVSKAKKIKSTNVVAQAEETPIPISSEVFYEVSENLTEALNTQEEFSLLKSFGTAPNNDKNSKDEYATQKKSEQNGVKNSFVHDSSSDEDEPPVPITSVDQLTCEPKDRTNDISDTFFFVADDQRFREAEEFFNTRPSMEDDFAKVRRQLKQIVRSKIRNNVKKNNPWRNTKVSKQPKIR comes from the exons atggaaaaaaatcatcgactgTTTTTGAGAAACTTGTCGACTGATGTTGATAAAGATTATTTGGAGAAACTGTTCGGAGAGTATGGGACAGTTACAAATGTCGatataaaagagaaaactcagaacgatggaaaaaaaattgggtttCTCAATATTACAACAACAGACAGGAACTTGAACGCGT GTTTCAGAGCAGCTAATAATAAAACGTCGGAAGGTTGGAGCATTGACGTACAAGTAGCCAAAGAAAGTTATTTGGATCGTCTGAAGCGAGAAAGGGAAGAAGCAGCCAAAGGAGCGAATAATGCTTCCAGTCCAAAATTTGGTACAAACATTGACCACGGAGGCTGTGCCGGAAATCAGGCCACGCATGAAATAGATATCAAATTATCCACCGGCATAAAAAGTAAAGGTACAAAGAGAAAGTTTGATTTCGAGGATACAGAATGGGCTGAGTCTCCGGTCACGGAATCCACGAGTTTACCACATTTTTTGGAGGATCCTGCCCTGAGTACGGAGCCTGTCTCAAATAAAAGACCGTTAACGAGTTTGCGAAATATCGCAGAACCTCCCTCCAAAGCGTTGCGACAAccaaaaatacaagaaaataaagtTGTCCCTCAATCAGAAATAAAACGACAAGCTTCGGTCAAAGAGAAAAGGCAGACTTTCAAATTGcacgaaaaattgataagTCAAGCTCTAAAGGACGTG GACAGCATCcgtagaaataaaaaagtcgTTTTTTCGGAGGACATTGATTCTACCGTTGACCATGAAAAAGGAACGAGCAGTCCCATGGCTGGACGCCGTGTGTCTCTCTTCCacgatgatgaaaactcgGACGATCAGGAAGACTGGAACATGGATAAATTTCAGCACGACGAAAAACGCAATGCCAAG TTAAAAATGTCTTTGAGCAATCCAAATGGAGACGCACGCTTCGTTATCGACGAGCGGTTTCTCGATCATGAGGAAGCAGAGGAAACAGAAGAAGAGAGAACCCAGAGCGATCCGATGGCGGCAGAAGTTGAGAACGAGAAGAAATGGCAATTGAACATACTGGAAAATGTGTTGGGAAAGCCGTTTAAAACAAGGGACGAGAAAATTccaggaaaaaaacaaaacaaaatgattCGTTACGATCCAACCTCGAGTTGTCACCAGGATCACGAATTGGTCATGGAAAAGCCTGTctcgaaagcaaaaaaaattaaatcaactAACGTTGTCGCTCAAGCAGAAGAAACGCCGATTCCCATTTCCAGCGAAGTATTTTACGAGGTTTCGGAAAATCTAACCGAGGCCCTCAACACCCAAGAAGAATTCAGTCTCTTGAAATCATTTGGGACTGCGCCGAACAACGATAAAA acAGTAAAGATGAATATGCAACGCAAAAGAAATCGGAGCAAAATGgagtgaaaaattctttcgtgCACGATTCATCGTCTGACGAAGACGAACCCCCGGTTCCGATAACGTCGGTGGATCAGCTCACCTGTGAACCAAAAGACCGAACGAATGACATCagcgatacttttttctttgtcgCCGACGACCAACGCTTTCGCG AGGCCGAggaatttttcaacacaagACCCTCCATGGAAGATGACTTTGCAAAAGTCAGACGTCAACTTAAACAAATAGTGAGATCAAAAATTCGCAATAACGTTAAGAAAAATAATCCTTGGAGGAACACGAAAGTTTCCAAACAGCCTAAAATTCGATAA